TATGCATTTCGATTAGGGTCGTATTCTATGGTTACGATTCTACCAGATATGTCTTTTTGATTCCGTCGAAAATCTATTTTACGGTATAGGCGCTTATGACCTCCCCCTCTATGCCTTGCGGTAATGATTCCTCTGGAATTACGACCTTTACCACAACGGTGCCGTCCATGGATCAAATTATTTCGTGGATTGGATTTCACTTGCCTGTCTACGGTTCCCTTGCGTGTGCTCGGGATAGGTGTTTTGTATAAATGTTTCGCCGTATTATTAAGTATTCTCCTTTAGTTTTTTTCTCTATCTAGAAGTGGAATAGAATAACCCGGTTGAAGGGTAATGATCATACGTCTGTAATGCATTGTATGGCCCAGAATAGGTcctattcttctaccttttccaggtagtcgatggctattcacagctaccaccttaacaccaaagaagagttcgacccaatgctttatttctgtcttagtgaatcccgattcgacattaaaagtatattgattctttcccaataaacgaagacttttttctgtaaatactgcgtatttgattccatccataaatcgactttccctcctatgctctgagttccagtatcgataagaattcgagttcttattgttcttatgttaTGGTATGAATATACCATACCAATTCGTTATGTATGGATGATGGATGAGATTCCATGGATAGAGAGCCAGTTCCAATAGACTTATGGAATGTTCCCGTTCGTGTGCATCCAGCAGGAATTGAACCCGCAAATTTACCAATTATGAGTTGGGCGCTTTAACCATTCAGCCATGGATGCTTAACAGGGATCATCGTACATCGTAAATAACCAATTTTCATATAGAAAGACATATCATAGAAAAATGAAATCGAAAATATTCCGAGATGGCAAATATTCGGAGATGACTATGAAAACACCTCTCTGGATCCTCGAATTGAAAGAGAGAttgagagggatcaagaatcctaattctcgctatttggaatggatccaattctattgagtctgactcatagtgatcatttctctttagcaaagaatgaccttggttatcaaagGATTGAACAACCGGGATCCATTTCCTTATGATACCTAGTTGGCATTGATAACAAGGAtctaatgaattatgagtttaataGATCCTCTTTAGCAGAAAGACGTATATTCCTTGCTCATTATCAGACAATCACTTATTCCCAAACCTCGTGTGGGACTAATCGTTTTCATTTACCATCTCATGGAAAACCCTTTTCGTTCCGCTTAGCCCTATCGGGTATTTTAGTGATAGGTTCTATAGGAACTGGACGATCCTATTTGGTCAAATACCTAACGAAAAATTACGATTTTCCTTTCATTAAGGTACGAGGGCTTCTTATTCCACAAGAACGAAAGCACCTTTTCATTCTTTCATATACTAGGGGTTTTTACTTGGAAAAGACAATGTTCCATACTAAAGGATTCGGGTCCATAACCACGAGTTCCAGTGCACTAGATCTTGTAGCACTTAGCAACGAGGCCCTATCCATTAGTATTCCACATAAGAAatccattctagaaaaaaatacaaTTAGATTAGCTCTTCATAGACAAACTTGGGGTTTGCGAGCCAAGGTAAGATCGGCTCGGGATCATGGGACCCTTTTCTATCAGATAGGAGGGGCTCTTGTACAAAATAGACTTACTAAGTAATAACCCCATAGAATCTATCTATATAAAGATAAAGAGGCAATCGTGTCAGGAAGCGGGTTTTTCTTTGGCCAAAAGGTACTTCGAACTTGGAACGAGCATGAAGAGATTAACGAGACTTCTTTCTCTTTTGAGTTTTTCTGGCGGACCTGCCGCGCAAGATCTTTGGTCTTCCCCTGGAACCGATGAAAAAAAGTGGATCGCTTCTTATGTACTCGCTCAGAATGATTCTTCTCTATCTATAGTTCATGGCCTATTAGAAGTAGAAGGTGCTCTGGTGCAATCCTTACCGACAGAAAAAGATTGCAGTCAGGTTGATAATAGTCGAGTGACATTACTTCGTCGGTCCGAACTAAGGAATCTGTTATAAATGTTTTGAAATGGATATTGTTCTCTCTTTGATCAGGGATTGCTATATgaaaagaagtggagtttgaaaaAGGGAACGGAATGCTCAAACCGGAACTGCTAGAGGAACGAATTTTCAATAGCATAACTTGGGCTCCTAGAATATGGCGCCCTTGGGACAatctatttgattgcagggttttgtTCCGAAGCAAAGATATCCGCGGAGGCCGGTTCGTTCGTCCTATTCTGATATTCAGGACCAAGAGGTACTGGATTCTCTTTCGGAtaggccctgaaaggagaagaaaggctgAAATGCCAACGGACCTCTGTCTATTCTCTAATTCACCCGATCCGATAGTACCCGTTTTTGGAACGTCCAGTGCCAAAGTCACTGAATGGGTAAGTCACCAATCCAATCCCTTTGACAAATCGGATGTCATATTAGATATCATattctatatatatagaaatatcatagatagaatagacatatagaatttttggtcggcaaattcgaaggaatcattgagtgaaaaaggagcaaagaatGACAAAAGACGAGACTCTACTAGTCTTCACTCTTGTGGTTTCCTCTTCCTCGGTTTCTGTTTTCTTATTCGGGATCTTGCTTTTCATGGTTCTCATCTCTGCAACTCGCGATTTTCGCGAGAGAACCAAATCCAAGTTGGTGAAGATCATGATTTGGGCTGGCACGGTATTGGGATCGTTTGATCGATTTCCTTAATTTGATCGCTACTTAATGGGCGTGCGCTCAAAGGATACAAACAGGGATTCGCAAACAAAAAGGGGAATTCGTAGTCACTTTTTCCTGTCGCGTAAAAAAAAGTCTTTACGCGAGAGCAATAGAGGTTGGGATACATCTATCTCTTCTGAGCAACCTCTTTTGGATTCTTAAGACTACCCTTGCAGTAGGATAccatctgctttgggttctttATTATCTCCTTCGAGGGATTTTTAAGATCGTTCAGGCTATATTTAGTCTATTTTGGCTTTTACTGTCTACTTTTCTCAGGGAGATGGTTAAGGACCTCAGAAGATAGAGGAGAGCGCCAGGCCCAGATTTCCGGAATACTTCTACGGGGAATGCTCATTGAATGAGCATTCTCCATATTATGCCTTGAAGAGGACTCGAACCTCCACGCTCTTCAGCACGAGATTTTGAGTCTCGCGTGTCTACCATTTCACCATCAAGGCATCTTGAAAGTGAATTGTATTCCATGAATATGATATCTATCTAAtgtgatatatggaatatatgacaAAGGTGGAGTCTTGGAGTATTTCGATCGATCGGTCATATAGGCCTGAGTCAGACATCAAATAGCTTCGATTTGCATTATCCGTAGGACACCTTATATGTATCAAAATCGATATCACAATCAAAAAGATGAAAGATGTACAATCCAATTTCTCGATTCAATAgaagcccaaagaggtgcatatgGTACCCAAATAAGAATAGGATAGATATGTCAAAAGCAGGTCTGATTACACCTATTCCTAATCCTAAATAGAATGTAAGGACGTAGGGATTTCTATGTAAACAGAGTATCCTATTTCCATAGGCTCGAATGACCCCTTCTCATAATAAGAATGTGCACGGTCTGGTCCGGTATGGAATGAACTTATAATCTGATGATCGAGTCGATTCCATGATTATAAGTTCATAACCCTAGCGCCCATTCCCATTTTGGGCGGAACAGATCTACTAATTCTTTTATTCCAGTTAGTAAGAGGGATCTTGAACTAAGAAATAGACCTAGCAGCTAAAAGAGGGTATCCTGAGCAATTGCAAGAATGGGGTTCATTGATATTCCTGGTATAGTAGATGCTATCACACATACAGTCATACTCAATTCGATGGAATTGTTTGATCTTAAAGGGGATCTTCTATAATTTCGCACATAAGGGGTTATTTCTTGGTTTCGTCCAGTCATTAATAACTTGATTATTTTTAGATAATAGTAGATAGAAAGAACGCTCGTAAGGAGTCCTATTGAAACCAAGAAATATAGGCCTGCTTGCCATCCACACCAGAATAGATAGAGTTTTCCGAAGAAACCTGCTAGTGGAGGAAGGCCTCCTAGGGATAAGAGACATAGGGCTAAAGAGAGAGCCAAAAAAGGATCTTTCATGTATAATCCTGCATAATCTCGAATGTTATCAGTTCCGGTACGTAGACCAAATAATACAATGCAAGCAAAAGTTCCTAGATTCATGGAGATATAGAACAGCATATAAGTTATCATGCTTGCATATCCATCATTTGAGTCTCCAACAATTATTCCAATAATTACATATCCGATTTGCCCTATGGACGAATATGCAAGCATACGTTTCATGCTTGTTTGAGTAATAGCAAGGAGATTCCCcaaaatcatgctaagaatagctaggatttccagaagaagatgccattcgtttgatgagaaataaaaaggaatatcgagaattcgcgtggctgaagctgaagcagctactTTCGAAGTAACAGAAAGAAAAGCAACGACTGGAGTGGGGGAGTCAGAGTCGAAAAGAGGATTCCTCGCTTCTTTCTCTCATGCAAAACCGTGCATGAGACTTTCATCTCGCACGGCTCCTaagtgataaaagaaagaagaactcgtcttctctcttttttgattACCTTCCTCGCGTATGTATAAGACCGAATCCATTCTTTTTCGAAATCGATTTCGAAAAAGAACTACTAATCCTTAACTTTTCGAGGAATCCTTCATCAGTGGTTGTGAATGACTGACTTTTTCAATCCTTTCGACCTTGGTTCCGTAGGAGCAAGTCAGAAAGGTTGAGAAATAGAACCATCTGATTTGATTCGTTCCCAATAGCCATGAGATGATCATCTTAGGGTGATCCTTTTGTCAACGGATGCTCCTATTACACTCGTAGTCTCTGAAGGATGAGAACCCACTATGTAGCATCTACATCGATAATTCAAGCATTGTATACGTCATTAGTCCGATTCTTTGTAGGAACTACCCGTAATAACGAACTTGCAAAATGGATCTGTTTATCATAAAGAGATTCGTTGTTCCTGACCCTGCTTCACCTTAATTGTTATTTGAACAAAAAGATCACAATAAACTTTTGGTAAAAGTTCTATCTTGGTCGGAGTGGGGATAGCATTTCTCTTCTGCATGTCTATGGAGTTTTGCAAAACCCAAACACCTCAGAGATAGATATAGAGGTAGGAATTTGTCGAACGAACCACACTCCTTCGTAGACGTCAGGAGTCCATTGATGAAAAGGGGCTGGGGAAAGCTTGAACCCAAGTCCTACAGTGATGGATATAAGCGCAATTGAAATTCCTGGGGAGTTATACATTTGTGTATTGATAAGACCG
The Hordeum vulgare subsp. vulgare unplaced genomic scaffold, MorexV3_pseudomolecules_assembly, whole genome shotgun sequence genome window above contains:
- the LOC123421959 gene encoding NAD(P)H-quinone oxidoreductase subunit 2 A, chloroplastic-like; this translates as MDSVLYIREEEARNPLFDSDSPTPVVAFLSVTSKVAASASATRILDIPFYFSSNEWHLLLEILAILSMILGNLLAITQTSMKRMLAYSSIGQIGYVIIGIIVGDSNDGYASMITYMLFYISMNLGTFACIVLFGLRTGTDNIRDYAGLYMKDPFLALSLALCLLSLGGLPPLAGFFGKLYLFWCGWQAGLYFLVSIGLLTSVLSIYYYLKIIKLLMTGRNQEITPYVRNYRRSPLRSNNSIELSMTVCVIASTIPGISMNPILAIAQDTLF